The genomic DNA CCCatgaatctacaaagataagaaaaaCCTTAACCTGAatcgatgtttataatacagatttatgttcttatttcaataccttaatttcaaaccctaactctaacccaatcgatttatgttcatgtttctaGCATCTCCATCTCGAAAaccttaaatcaattaaatctgtTAATATTAGTTCATACTGGTTCATATTGATTCATATTGATTCAtctttttgttcatcttattgttcttatgtcgatgatgatatttgcagatcatatgggttcGGTTTCGCGAAgtgcttctcgttacgcgaagtacttctcgttacgcgaagtacttctcgttacgcgaagtacttctcgttacgcgaaggcttctcgttacgcgaagggcttctcgttacgcgaagggcttctcgttacgcgaagggcttctcgtttcgtGAAGGGCATACTACATAAGCACTACGAATACTAAAGGGCTGATCGTCATGCAAACCAGTAATACTACATACACCCTTGGTGCTTTCATTTGAATTCTtagttttaaattgttaaacaaacaaaagaattgGAATTGTACCTCTCCCAAACACAGTTAGTGTTTTTTAATCTgaatttcagtttgtgcattttgaTATGAATGCTTCTAATGTTCACCCCCATCATGTGTAGGGAAAAATcccgtgaaaagggaagaaataGAGAGGGTGATAGGGAGAAATCTCGGTGAGCGATCTTATGAGAAGCCAAAGGATCGTGAGGAACCGGAGGATGAAGTGGAGGGATTGTATGAACATGAATGTCGTCGACGAGGACAAAGAAAATCAGACAATCATAATAATGGGCGTGGTGGTGCGAATATGAACAACTAGAACAAAATTGACAAGGACAAAGAAAATATTAGGTgaaatgattaggtgaatgAGAACAATTTTTCAGTTCCATAATAGACTACCACAATAtccaaagaaaaaatatatcttatttgTTCAATAATAACTAGCTGGTCctccattttttgttttttttatagctTTATATATGATAACTCTCTAGTCTAGTTGAAACTTCTTGGTGAGTATGAATGCATAAAAACATTACATTTTGGTGAGTTTTGTCTTAAATTTCTATCCCAAatgtaaataacaaaaatatgtttatcatttGATTTCCTTTAGGTGACAGGATGAAAGTacaatattacattaataattagaaaaactttatatatatctgattaaaaaaataaaacagacaAAGAAATGAAGCCTCATTTTAATTAGAGAATTTGAGTAAATGAAGCTTATTTTTAATGTCCATTAGGATTAAGTTTAATAATGCAAATTGGATTAAAGTCCCTTAAATATAAGGGAAGTTTATCCCAAGTCcaatctcaatttctctatgtcTCCCCCTTTTCAAAATGCAATTCTATAAATAAAccctttaacatataattatagaacacCTAATGAAAACAACCTCAATTGTATTGGACTATTGAGAAAATCCTTCATCTATACGTCGACACTTAGCCGGTTTCCGTCTTGCTGTAAGTACTTCTCACTGAATCCAGACCCATATGACGAAACAtaaagcccttcgcgaaacgagaaacccttcgcgaaacgagaagccctttgcgtaacgagaagcccttcgcgtaacgagaaatacttcgcgtaacgagaagcacTTCGCGAAACAGACtcatatgatctgcaaatatcatcatcgacataagaacaataagatgaacaaaaaatgaatcaatatgaatcaatatgaaccgtatgaaccaatatgaacagatttaattgatttaaggtTTTCAGAGGGAGATgctggaaacatgaacataaaatcgatttgggttagagttagggttttgaaaatgaaggtattgaaataagaacataaatctgtattaTAAACATTCAATTCAGGTTAAGGTATTCTATCTTTGTAGACTTCATGGGCTAATCGTAGTCCTCGTCGCCAAAGTTTTCAGCCGTCGCCGTCGCCAAAGTTTTCGTCGGCGCCGGCCGACGAACAAGaacagagagagaagagagaggaaGAGacgagaaagagagagaagcaaaatgaaggaaatgaaaattttaagtatttatattaaccTTAATTCActttcgcgtttcgcgaagccacttcgcgttacgcgaaaagggtaatttcgtccaaaaaaaaataaagtggtcaccagatcaaatttaattatcaatgaCCCGGACGCAAATACCCctatctttagggtcatttagtccaatttcccgttacaatatatataaggtaatattgtatatataagaaaaaaaaatgctCCGTCTTTGACTGTCATTATAGTGGTTCCATTACCCAACGACTTTTTATGTAGTCGCTTTTAAGTGACGATTTGATATGCTATACAGtgagtttttgtttttgtcGGTATAATATTGTcgctattaaaattttattttactagtgTGATATATACTTTGATACATTATTTATCGGTATATAAGGACTATTGTCTTTTGATACAAttgttttgaataatatattaatattgtataaactaaaaaacttattaaaaattaaattaaacaacaGTTTACAAATgtcatatatatcaaattaatcataaaaaggttctcttgaatataaaaaataataaaggttGTGTGAGGTTTTCTTTCGGAggttttctctaaaaaaataatttaaaatattttttaatcaactCTTGTCCttgaaaaatctttaaatatatgTGTTAAGTTCAATCGAAAAATGGACTTGAATCCTAATTCTTAATTATAGGCAAGTTAGTTAATTTGATACAGTTTAGAGTAAATAAATTTGGAATTAATGAAATAACttgtaactttattttaatctttaaaagGACAATTGCATACTTATAagtagtttaataaattaaacaatgcAGAGCATGAAATTAACATGAAAATGGtaagaataatatattgaaCAACACAAAACTCAAAAAGGAAAAGAATAATTAGAGGTAGCGCTAAAAAGCCTTCATCTACTACGTACGTACTTTATATATGTATCTTCAaggttgtcccattttttttatatgtatctTCAATATTCCAGCTTTCACTATATTCATTCATTCCTCTTCTAACTTAttctttttctcaaaaaaacaaaataaaaaacttgagatCTTTTTATCTACTAGTATACGTACGTATTAATTGTCTATATATTCTACGGATGGTAGTAAAAGAGGCAAACTGGAGAAAACTATGAGTTCAATTTAAAAatctgaataaaaaaaatccattatcttaattaattaggaattGGGATTGGGGAAAAGAAGGAAAATTAATCAGTTAGCTAGCAGGGCTTATTTGGTTTGCAATCGAGAGGCCCGGCATATCTTGTGATGAGGCCAACAAGTGTTGCAGACTCTGCATCGATCACATTTTCACGATGAAATGAAGAACTGAAGCCTTTGAAGGGTGGGCCTGATTGAACAAAGAAAGCCCCATTCATCATGATATCTCCCTCTGATCTCCATTGCCAATTCTTCCATTCGCTTTCCTCAGCATAATCCCTCTTTGTCACCTGatcattcattatatataagaatatccTCTAACTaggtcacgggttcgatttcGATCGATCAAGTTTAATTTGTATAAgaaaacgatttaaaaaaaccGAGTATGTAAACCATGCATGCAGAGTACGTATACGTACCTCTTTAGCAAAAACGTTAGGAGGGGCAATGAAGCGATTTCCCTGGCTGATGATGGTGGGATTGCTGCTTCCTCCAATGGCATACTTTAGCCAATGAGTGTAGTCATTGTTGACAACGTGAACAAAGCCGTACCTGACACGTGGCAGCCTCTGAACCAGCCCCTTCCCAAAATGGTTGAACGCAACAGTAATCTGCATGAGCTTATCTTGCGTGTGGGCTTTACTCGCACCAAACAAGAAAGACTCATTGTGATTCGTAAAATGGCTATTGGAGAGTGTGATGCCCGTTGATCCCATGATAGCATCAACTAAGCCATCCATGCAATTCGATATGGAAACGTGATCGATCCAAACTCTCGAACCCCCGAAAATGGAGATCCCATCCCCGTCGCTCCTCGTCCTAAACCCATAATGATTAACCGAATCTCTAATCATTCCACCGTTCCCAGTAACAATATCATGAATATGAATCCCGTGGATTATTATATTCTGCACAAATTGAACAGTCAGCCCTGCCCCATGAGCGATGTGCACGTTTGTTCCTCTACCATCGATCGTCTTGTGGCTCGCCATAATAAGCTCCTGTTGAAGCCTAATGTTCATGGACCTGGCAAAGATGACCCATAGAGGCTCAGTTTGGATCAACGCGTGACGCAGGGTTCCAGGTTTTGGGTTCAAAAGGTCGCTGTCTGATGAATCCGTTACCACGTAGATCTTGCCTCCTTTTCCTCCGGTCACCCCACGGGCAAACCCCATTGAGCAGTCGGCTAGACGAAACCGATTCGTTGCCCAATCTTGACGGCACCTCCAGCATCTGTCAATCGGGTTTGATACACTACATCCTCCTTCGTATCTCTTCAGGC from Impatiens glandulifera chromosome 9, dImpGla2.1, whole genome shotgun sequence includes the following:
- the LOC124915755 gene encoding probable pectate lyase P59 — translated: MKIAEKVALDTYNPNPNEVTDHLNKQVKEVIEGMNTTRRSLKRYEGGCSVSNPIDRCWRCRQDWATNRFRLADCSMGFARGVTGGKGGKIYVVTDSSDSDLLNPKPGTLRHALIQTEPLWVIFARSMNIRLQQELIMASHKTIDGRGTNVHIAHGAGLTVQFVQNIIIHGIHIHDIVTGNGGMIRDSVNHYGFRTRSDGDGISIFGGSRVWIDHVSISNCMDGLVDAIMGSTGITLSNSHFTNHNESFLFGASKAHTQDKLMQITVAFNHFGKGLVQRLPRVRYGFVHVVNNDYTHWLKYAIGGSSNPTIISQGNRFIAPPNVFAKEVTKRDYAEESEWKNWQWRSEGDIMMNGAFFVQSGPPFKGFSSSFHRENVIDAESATLVGLITRYAGPLDCKPNKPC